In Ornithorhynchus anatinus isolate Pmale09 chromosome 17, mOrnAna1.pri.v4, whole genome shotgun sequence, the following proteins share a genomic window:
- the LOC103167308 gene encoding C-type lectin domain family 2 member A-like isoform X1 — MTLGNKRGRRTPARSRPSRTTLTPALTPPLTLTPTLTPALPLTPSLTLTPTLTPTPTLTPPLTPTPTLTLAPTPTPPPSPTPTGSKVECSLNWLEVLGTCFSFSAGTADWKESNTSCEVDGAILAMMTPQQMEILKTHVGSFTYWFGLNKEGDSSWKWVDNSAFNNEFTIHGTGEFAYLDATGVKSDEWLVKKKWICSRSPKH, encoded by the exons ATGACTTTGGGAAATAAGCGAG GGAGGAGAACCCCAGCTCGATCTAGGCCTTCTAGAACCACTCTGACCCCCGCTCTGACTCCCCCTCTGACTCTCACTCCGACTCTCACTCCagctctccctctgactccctctctaacACTCACTCCGACTCTCACTCCAACTCCCACTCTGActccccctctgactcccactccgaCTCTCACTCTCGCTCCCACTCcgactccacctccatctccaacTCCAACTGGAAGTAAAGTTGAATGTTCACTGAATTGGTTGGAAGTACTGGGGACAtgcttctctttttctgctgGAACTGCGGACTGGAAAGAGAGCAACACGTCTTGTGAAGTGGACGGGGCTATTCTTGCCATGATGACCCCCCAGCAAATG GAAATCCTGAAGACTCACGTGGGCAGTTTTACCTACTGGTTTGGACTGAACAAGGAAGGAGATTCAAGCTGGAAATGGGTTGATAACTCAGCATTCAACAACGA GTTCACCATCCATGGAACTGGGGAGTTTGCCTACTTGGATGCCACAGGCGTTAAAAGTGATGAATGGCTCGTGAAAAAAAAGtggatttgctccaggtcacccaaaCATTAG
- the LOC103167308 gene encoding C-type lectin domain family 2 member A-like isoform X2, whose protein sequence is MMTPQQMEILKTHVGSFTYWFGLNKEGDSSWKWVDNSAFNNEFTIHGTGEFAYLDATGVKSDEWLVKKKWICSRSPKH, encoded by the exons ATGATGACCCCCCAGCAAATG GAAATCCTGAAGACTCACGTGGGCAGTTTTACCTACTGGTTTGGACTGAACAAGGAAGGAGATTCAAGCTGGAAATGGGTTGATAACTCAGCATTCAACAACGA GTTCACCATCCATGGAACTGGGGAGTTTGCCTACTTGGATGCCACAGGCGTTAAAAGTGATGAATGGCTCGTGAAAAAAAAGtggatttgctccaggtcacccaaaCATTAG